A genomic segment from Actinoplanes sichuanensis encodes:
- the recD2 gene encoding SF1B family DNA helicase RecD2: MPPEAAARPPHVLEAVLERLTYVNEETGYTVARVAHKSSTDLLTVVGALLGAQPGESLRLSGWWSSHPQYGRQFEVISYTTVLPATIQGIRRYLGSGLVKGIGPVFAERIVDHFGLDTLEIIETAPERLIEVAGLGPKRTKKITAAWAEQKAIKEVMVFLQGVGVSTSIAVRIYKKYGDSSISVVKNSPYKLAADVWGIGFKTADTIAQAVGIPHDSPERVKAGLQYTLSQATDNGHCFLPFSDLTADAAKILDVPAALVPTCLAELVEEEGVVREGDEVYLVPFHRAEQSLASTLVALLRHKADRMPHFHDVDWGKALGWLHQRTGSTLATEQEQAVKLALTSKVAVLTGGPGCGKSFTVRSIVELAAAKKAKIQLVAPTGRAAKRLAELTGHPAATVHRLLKLQPGGDATFDRDNPLDADLIVVDEASMLDLILANKLVKAIPPGAHLLLVGDVDQLPSVGAGEVLRDLLAAEVIPRVRLTQIFRQAAESGVVTNAHRVNQGRPPRFEGLTDFFLFPCDDTEETAALTVDVACRRMPRKFGLDPRRDIQILTPMHRGPAGAGALNVLLQQELTPHREGLPERRLGGRVFRVGDKVTQIRNNYEKGAAGVFNGTVGVVTGLSPEEQTLTVRTDEDEQIEYDFDELDELAHAYAITIHRSQGSEYPAVVIPLTTSAWMMLQRNLLYTAITRAKRLVVLVGSRRALAAAVRTVGAGRRHTALTRRLG, translated from the coding sequence GTGCCACCGGAAGCCGCCGCCCGTCCCCCGCATGTCCTCGAGGCCGTCCTGGAACGGCTGACCTATGTGAACGAGGAGACCGGCTACACCGTGGCCCGGGTGGCCCACAAGAGCAGCACCGATCTGCTGACCGTGGTGGGTGCGCTGCTGGGCGCGCAGCCCGGCGAGAGTCTGCGGCTGAGTGGCTGGTGGTCGTCGCATCCGCAGTACGGGCGGCAGTTCGAGGTGATCTCGTACACCACGGTGCTGCCCGCGACCATTCAGGGCATCCGCCGCTATCTGGGGTCCGGGCTGGTCAAGGGCATCGGGCCGGTGTTCGCCGAGCGGATCGTCGACCACTTCGGACTGGACACCCTGGAGATCATCGAGACCGCCCCGGAACGGCTGATCGAGGTGGCCGGGCTGGGTCCGAAACGGACGAAGAAGATCACCGCGGCATGGGCCGAGCAGAAGGCGATCAAGGAGGTGATGGTCTTCCTCCAGGGCGTCGGGGTGTCCACGTCGATCGCGGTGCGGATCTACAAGAAGTACGGCGACTCGTCCATCTCGGTCGTCAAGAACTCGCCCTACAAGCTGGCGGCCGACGTCTGGGGCATCGGGTTCAAGACCGCGGACACGATCGCGCAGGCGGTCGGGATCCCGCACGACAGTCCCGAACGGGTGAAGGCCGGCCTGCAGTACACGCTGTCGCAGGCCACCGACAACGGGCACTGTTTCCTGCCGTTCTCGGACTTGACGGCCGACGCGGCGAAGATCCTCGACGTTCCCGCGGCGCTGGTCCCGACCTGCCTCGCCGAGTTGGTCGAGGAGGAAGGCGTGGTGCGCGAGGGCGACGAGGTCTACCTGGTGCCGTTCCACCGTGCGGAGCAATCGCTGGCATCGACTCTCGTCGCTCTGTTGAGGCATAAAGCGGACAGGATGCCGCACTTCCATGACGTGGACTGGGGCAAAGCCCTCGGCTGGCTGCACCAGCGCACCGGCTCGACCCTCGCCACCGAGCAGGAACAGGCCGTCAAACTCGCGCTCACGTCGAAGGTCGCGGTCCTCACCGGCGGGCCCGGCTGCGGGAAGAGCTTCACCGTACGATCGATCGTCGAACTCGCCGCCGCGAAGAAGGCGAAGATCCAGCTCGTCGCACCGACCGGCCGGGCCGCGAAGCGGCTCGCCGAGCTGACCGGCCACCCCGCCGCCACCGTGCACCGCCTGCTCAAACTACAGCCCGGCGGGGACGCCACGTTCGACCGCGACAACCCGCTCGACGCCGACCTGATCGTCGTCGACGAGGCCTCGATGCTCGACCTGATCCTGGCCAACAAGCTGGTCAAGGCGATCCCGCCGGGCGCCCACCTGCTGCTCGTGGGCGACGTCGACCAGCTGCCGTCGGTGGGCGCCGGCGAGGTGCTGCGCGACCTGCTGGCCGCCGAGGTGATCCCCCGGGTGCGGCTCACCCAGATCTTCCGGCAGGCCGCCGAGAGCGGCGTGGTCACCAACGCGCACCGGGTCAACCAGGGCCGGCCGCCGCGGTTCGAGGGCCTGACCGACTTCTTCCTGTTCCCGTGCGACGACACCGAGGAGACCGCGGCGCTCACCGTCGACGTCGCGTGCCGCCGGATGCCCCGTAAGTTCGGCCTGGATCCGCGCCGCGACATCCAGATCCTCACCCCGATGCACCGCGGGCCGGCCGGCGCCGGCGCGCTCAACGTGCTGCTCCAGCAGGAGCTCACCCCGCACCGCGAGGGCCTGCCGGAGCGGCGGCTGGGCGGCCGGGTGTTCCGGGTGGGCGACAAGGTCACCCAGATCCGCAACAACTACGAGAAGGGCGCGGCGGGCGTCTTCAACGGCACGGTCGGCGTCGTCACCGGGCTGTCGCCCGAGGAGCAGACCTTGACGGTACGGACGGACGAGGACGAGCAGATCGAGTACGACTTCGACGAGCTGGACGAGTTGGCGCACGCGTACGCCATCACGATCCACCGTTCACAGGGGTCGGAGTACCCGGCCGTGGTCATCCCGCTGACCACCAGCGCCTGGATGATGCTGCAGCGCAACCTGCTCTACACGGCGATCACCCGGGCCAAGAGGCTGGTGGTGCTGGTCGGCTCCCGACGGGCGCTGGCGGCGGCGGTGCGCACGGTCGGTGCGGGCCGCCGGCACACCGCCCTGACCAGGCGTCTCGGTTGA
- a CDS encoding HPr family phosphocarrier protein yields MSPSSEVEVVLPAALHARPAAEAVRAASTFSADIEVRHGDRSASARSALRLMSLGAPAGATVIVRATGDDAHLAALAVAEVLRIAE; encoded by the coding sequence ATGTCCCCAAGTTCTGAGGTCGAGGTGGTCCTGCCCGCGGCGTTGCACGCCCGCCCGGCGGCCGAGGCGGTCCGGGCCGCGTCGACGTTCAGCGCGGACATCGAGGTACGCCACGGCGACCGGTCCGCCAGTGCCCGCAGCGCCCTGCGCCTGATGTCGCTGGGTGCCCCGGCCGGAGCCACGGTGATCGTCCGGGCCACCGGCGACGACGCGCACCTCGCCGCGCTCGCCGTGGCCGAGGTCCTCCGTATCGCCGAGTAA
- the dhaL gene encoding dihydroxyacetone kinase subunit DhaL, with protein MDVTLAITWLRAVADSVAADADELTKLDSAIGDGDHGVNLRRGFTAVTALLDGTEFTGVGDVFVRTGGTLISKVGGASGPLYGSAFRALGKALPPGPVVTLPDLAGGLRAGLDAVSALGGAIPGDKTIVDAYRPALAAFEEAVIGGAALPEAAAGAARAAGDGARATISLTARKGRASYLGERSAGHQDPGATSTWLIFQALADVTAP; from the coding sequence GTGGATGTAACTCTCGCCATCACCTGGCTGCGTGCCGTCGCCGACTCCGTGGCCGCCGACGCCGACGAGCTCACGAAACTGGACTCCGCGATCGGCGACGGTGACCACGGCGTCAACCTGCGGCGCGGCTTCACCGCGGTGACCGCGCTGCTGGACGGCACCGAGTTCACCGGAGTCGGCGACGTCTTCGTCCGGACCGGCGGCACCCTCATCTCCAAAGTGGGCGGCGCGTCCGGCCCGCTGTACGGCAGCGCCTTCCGGGCCCTCGGCAAGGCGCTGCCCCCGGGCCCGGTGGTGACCCTGCCGGACCTGGCCGGCGGCCTGCGCGCGGGCCTGGACGCGGTGTCCGCGCTGGGCGGGGCGATCCCCGGCGACAAGACCATCGTGGACGCCTACCGGCCGGCGCTGGCCGCGTTCGAGGAGGCGGTGATCGGTGGCGCCGCCCTGCCCGAGGCGGCCGCCGGTGCGGCCCGGGCCGCCGGTGACGGGGCACGCGCCACCATCTCCCTCACCGCTCGCAAGGGGCGAGCCTCCTACCTGGGCGAACGCAGCGCCGGTCATCAGGACCCGGGAGCTACCTCGACCTGGCTGATCTTTCAGGCACTGGCCGACGTGACCGCACCCTGA
- a CDS encoding DUF4360 domain-containing protein, with protein sequence MLRSMTAGTALLGVLAMAAPAHAQPQPPKPDKMMVIDVVSANGSGCPDGSADIQVSPDYTAFTVTYSQYTASVGPQASPLDFRKNCQLALDIKVPSGFTFAIASADYRGYASLRPGAYGQQAASYYFQGHSQTARSRHDFKGPMEDGWQRTDNVAIASYSYLPCGERRFLNINTELRVNRGSSDSKKYTNFLSMDSTDAAINTLYRVAWKKC encoded by the coding sequence ATGTTGCGTTCCATGACGGCCGGTACGGCACTTCTCGGCGTGCTCGCGATGGCCGCGCCGGCCCATGCTCAGCCACAGCCGCCCAAGCCCGACAAGATGATGGTGATCGACGTGGTCTCCGCGAACGGGTCCGGCTGCCCGGACGGCAGCGCGGACATCCAGGTCTCGCCCGACTACACCGCGTTCACGGTGACCTATTCGCAGTACACCGCGTCGGTCGGGCCGCAGGCCTCGCCTCTGGACTTCCGGAAGAACTGCCAGCTGGCGCTGGACATCAAGGTGCCGTCCGGATTCACGTTCGCGATCGCCAGCGCGGACTACCGGGGCTACGCCAGCCTCCGGCCGGGGGCGTACGGCCAGCAGGCGGCCAGCTACTACTTCCAGGGCCACTCGCAGACCGCACGCAGCCGGCACGATTTCAAGGGCCCGATGGAGGACGGCTGGCAGCGCACCGACAACGTGGCGATCGCGTCGTACAGCTACCTGCCCTGCGGTGAGCGGCGATTCCTCAACATCAACACGGAACTGCGGGTGAATCGCGGGTCCTCGGACTCGAAGAAGTACACGAACTTCCTGTCCATGGACTCGACCGACGCCGCGATCAACACCCTCTACCGGGTCGCCTGGAAGAAGTGCTGA
- the dhaK gene encoding dihydroxyacetone kinase subunit DhaK, with translation MKKFINDPNDVVAEALAGLAAAHPELRVDPAERYVARSDAPHAGKVALVSGGGSGHEPLHGGFVGAGMLDAACPGEVFTSPVPDQILAATKAVDGGAGVVHVVKNYTGDVMNFKMAAELAADEGVTVETVLVDDDIAVQDSTWTAGRRGTGATLLVEKIAGALAEEGGKLGEVAAIGREVNAASASFAYALTAGTTPAAGRPGFDLPDDEIEVGVGIHGEPGRRREKLRPARELVRSALDAILEAKPIDSGDRVIVLVNGLGGTPLIELYLVYGEVATVLAERGVEISRRLVGNYVTSLDMAGLSITVTRVTDEMLRLFDAPVRTPGLRWGA, from the coding sequence GTGAAGAAATTCATCAACGATCCGAACGACGTGGTGGCCGAGGCGCTCGCGGGACTCGCCGCCGCCCATCCCGAGTTGCGCGTCGACCCCGCGGAGCGGTATGTGGCCAGGTCGGACGCCCCGCACGCGGGCAAGGTGGCGCTGGTCTCCGGCGGCGGCTCCGGCCACGAGCCGTTGCACGGCGGGTTCGTCGGGGCGGGCATGCTCGACGCGGCCTGTCCCGGTGAGGTCTTCACCTCCCCGGTGCCGGACCAGATCCTGGCCGCGACGAAGGCGGTCGACGGCGGTGCCGGCGTGGTGCATGTGGTGAAGAACTACACGGGCGACGTGATGAACTTCAAGATGGCCGCCGAACTGGCCGCCGACGAGGGCGTCACGGTGGAGACCGTGCTCGTCGACGACGACATCGCGGTGCAGGACTCGACGTGGACGGCCGGTCGCCGCGGCACCGGCGCGACCCTGCTGGTGGAGAAGATCGCCGGGGCACTCGCCGAGGAGGGCGGCAAACTGGGCGAGGTCGCGGCGATCGGGCGCGAGGTCAACGCCGCCTCCGCCTCGTTCGCCTACGCGCTGACGGCCGGTACCACTCCGGCGGCCGGCCGGCCGGGGTTCGACCTGCCGGACGACGAGATCGAGGTGGGTGTCGGCATCCACGGGGAGCCGGGCCGGCGCCGGGAGAAGCTGCGTCCGGCCCGGGAGCTGGTCCGCTCCGCGCTCGACGCGATCCTGGAGGCGAAGCCGATCGACTCCGGTGACCGGGTGATCGTGCTGGTCAACGGGCTCGGCGGCACCCCGCTGATCGAGCTGTACCTGGTCTACGGCGAGGTCGCCACGGTGCTCGCCGAGCGCGGTGTCGAGATCAGCCGCCGCCTGGTCGGCAACTACGTGACGAGTCTCGACATGGCCGGGCTGTCGATCACCGTGACCCGGGTGACCGACGAGATGCTGCGGTTGTTCGACGCTCCGGTGCGTACGCCCGGGTTGCGGTGGGGTGCCTGA
- a CDS encoding methyl-accepting chemotaxis protein — protein MGLSRLIDDRSLRVKIGAAALTATVSGLIVGALAVTTIHNLNDDGAATQRRSLAIESAVGSFSTNIEAFSGNVSAMQLYPSLAARIKEGMAANQTAVTEAFTALDTHLPGDETVAKAKADWGDYLTFISADRGTATPAQLAEAVKQYDALRAALAEDQQALRERAVALADKSITDAEAAGSRAAWTVAAVLVVGMVLSLLIGFQVAGRVRRTVREVSRIAEGLAEGDLTRTSGITSRDEIGLMAAALDQGVARLREDMAQVGGSVGTLQDAAGRLSSVAGGVDAAASEASVQAGTVATAADTVSHNLQVVSAGSQEMGSAIRDISVSTSEATEVAAQAVRVAAETNAIVGRLGASSEEIFTVVKVITSIAEQTNLLALNATIEAARAGEVGKGFAVVAGEVKDLAQETAKATEDISQRVQAIQADTSGAVTAIGEITEIIERINGIQLTIASAVEEQTATTAEMNRTLSEAANGAGDIAMTIGTVSAATRKTTDTVGETRHAAEDLGQTATQLQAVVSRFRY, from the coding sequence ATGGGGCTGAGCAGACTGATCGATGACCGCTCGCTACGCGTCAAGATCGGGGCCGCGGCGCTGACCGCCACGGTCAGCGGCCTCATCGTGGGCGCGCTCGCGGTCACGACCATCCACAACCTCAACGATGACGGTGCCGCGACCCAGCGACGGTCGCTGGCCATCGAGTCGGCGGTGGGCTCCTTCAGCACCAACATCGAGGCGTTCAGCGGCAACGTGTCCGCGATGCAGCTCTACCCGTCGCTCGCCGCCCGGATCAAGGAGGGCATGGCGGCGAACCAGACCGCCGTCACCGAGGCCTTCACCGCGCTCGACACCCACCTCCCCGGGGACGAGACGGTGGCCAAGGCCAAGGCCGACTGGGGGGACTACCTCACCTTCATCAGCGCCGACCGGGGTACGGCGACCCCGGCGCAACTCGCCGAGGCGGTCAAGCAGTACGACGCGCTGCGCGCGGCACTGGCCGAAGACCAGCAGGCGCTGCGGGAACGGGCGGTCGCGCTGGCCGACAAGAGCATCACCGACGCCGAGGCGGCCGGCTCCAGAGCCGCCTGGACGGTCGCCGCCGTTCTCGTCGTCGGCATGGTGCTCAGCCTGCTCATCGGCTTTCAGGTGGCCGGCCGGGTGCGCCGGACCGTGCGGGAGGTCTCCCGGATCGCCGAAGGGCTGGCCGAGGGCGATCTCACCCGTACCTCCGGGATCACCAGCCGGGACGAGATCGGCCTGATGGCCGCCGCCCTCGACCAGGGTGTGGCCCGCCTCCGGGAGGACATGGCGCAGGTCGGCGGCAGCGTCGGCACCCTGCAGGACGCGGCCGGCCGGCTCAGTTCGGTCGCCGGTGGCGTGGACGCGGCCGCCAGTGAGGCCTCGGTGCAGGCCGGCACGGTCGCCACCGCGGCCGACACGGTCTCGCACAACCTGCAGGTGGTCTCGGCCGGTTCGCAGGAGATGGGTTCGGCGATCCGCGACATCAGCGTCTCCACCTCCGAGGCGACCGAGGTGGCCGCCCAGGCGGTCCGGGTCGCCGCCGAGACCAACGCGATCGTCGGTCGGCTCGGCGCCTCGTCCGAGGAGATCTTCACCGTGGTCAAGGTGATCACCAGCATCGCCGAGCAGACCAACCTGCTGGCTCTGAACGCGACCATCGAGGCGGCCCGCGCCGGTGAGGTGGGCAAGGGCTTCGCGGTCGTCGCCGGTGAGGTCAAGGACCTGGCCCAGGAGACCGCCAAGGCGACCGAGGACATCTCCCAGCGGGTGCAGGCGATCCAGGCCGACACCAGCGGCGCGGTCACCGCGATCGGCGAGATCACCGAGATCATCGAACGGATCAACGGCATCCAGCTGACCATCGCCTCGGCCGTCGAGGAGCAGACCGCGACCACCGCCGAGATGAACCGCACGCTCAGCGAGGCGGCCAACGGCGCCGGTGATATCGCGATGACCATCGGCACGGTCTCCGCGGCGACCCGCAAGACCACCGACACGGTCGGCGAGACCCGGCACGCGGCCGAGGACCTCGGCCAGACCGCGACGCAGCTGCAGGCGGTCGTCTCCCGATTCCGATACTGA
- the dhaM gene encoding dihydroxyacetone kinase phosphoryl donor subunit DhaM: MAYVGIVLVSHSSTLAAGVRELLAQVAGPDVRVEPAGGTDDGSLGTSADRIEAAVTAADAGAGVLVLADLGSAVLTTRAVLAGLPPGPLLVDAPFVEGAVAAAVLASTGADLATVAEAAGEARDVPKF; encoded by the coding sequence ATGGCGTACGTGGGGATCGTGCTCGTGTCACACAGCTCAACACTCGCCGCCGGGGTGCGGGAACTGCTCGCCCAGGTGGCCGGCCCGGACGTCCGGGTCGAACCGGCCGGCGGCACCGACGACGGCTCACTCGGCACCAGCGCCGACCGGATCGAGGCGGCGGTCACCGCGGCCGACGCCGGCGCCGGGGTGCTGGTCCTGGCCGATCTGGGCAGCGCCGTGCTGACCACCCGCGCGGTGCTGGCCGGGCTGCCACCGGGGCCGCTGTTGGTGGACGCGCCGTTCGTCGAGGGCGCGGTGGCCGCCGCGGTCCTCGCGTCGACCGGCGCCGATCTCGCCACCGTGGCCGAAGCCGCCGGGGAGGCCCGCGATGTCCCCAAGTTCTGA
- a CDS encoding YibE/F family protein, with the protein MSADHHHHAHRELPEFPQARRLTLLLLVPAVLITLVGMLLLWPRDTPQAEGPAGPAVVTGEVVALTPQECPPVPEGDQPLENCGTVQVRLDDGGVITTDIPNGPGAPEVSEGDDVTLLALNDEGGTSYSISDHQRGDELWMLGAAFALAVIAFGRWRGVTALAGLAVTFVILLYFIVPAILDGRSPVLVAVVGAAAIMLIVLYLTHGLSITTTIAVAGTLASLAITAILAAVATGAVHLTGVADETSNFLTITQGDVNMRGLLLAGIVIGSLGVLDDVTVTQSATVAELALANPSYGFKRLYGAATRIGRAHIASVINTIVLAYAGASLPLMLLFAAGDTPLGELLTSQMIAQELVRSAVGTIGLVAAVPITTALAALLASRRSRPVAAPPSRAEPRPAGDPWAAFVDRND; encoded by the coding sequence ATGAGCGCCGACCACCATCACCACGCCCACCGGGAGCTGCCCGAGTTCCCGCAGGCCAGGCGGCTCACCCTGCTGCTGCTCGTGCCCGCGGTGCTGATCACCCTGGTCGGCATGCTGCTGCTGTGGCCGCGCGACACCCCGCAGGCCGAGGGCCCGGCGGGTCCGGCCGTGGTCACCGGCGAGGTGGTGGCGCTGACCCCGCAGGAGTGCCCGCCGGTGCCCGAGGGCGACCAGCCGCTGGAGAACTGCGGGACCGTGCAGGTGCGGCTCGACGACGGCGGCGTGATCACCACGGACATCCCGAACGGGCCCGGCGCGCCGGAGGTGTCCGAGGGCGACGACGTCACGCTGCTGGCACTCAACGACGAGGGCGGCACCAGCTACTCGATCTCCGACCATCAGCGCGGCGACGAGCTGTGGATGCTCGGCGCGGCGTTCGCGCTGGCGGTGATCGCCTTCGGCCGGTGGCGCGGGGTGACCGCACTGGCCGGTCTGGCGGTCACCTTCGTGATCCTGCTCTACTTCATCGTCCCGGCGATCCTGGACGGCCGGTCGCCGGTGCTGGTCGCCGTGGTCGGCGCCGCCGCGATCATGCTGATCGTGCTGTACCTGACACACGGCCTGTCGATCACCACCACCATCGCGGTGGCCGGCACCCTGGCCAGCCTGGCGATCACCGCGATCCTGGCCGCCGTCGCGACCGGGGCGGTGCACCTGACCGGGGTCGCCGACGAGACGTCGAACTTCCTCACCATCACCCAGGGCGACGTGAACATGCGAGGCCTGCTGCTGGCCGGCATCGTGATCGGCTCGCTCGGCGTGCTCGACGACGTGACCGTCACCCAGTCCGCCACGGTCGCCGAGTTGGCTCTGGCAAACCCCTCGTACGGCTTCAAGCGCCTCTACGGCGCCGCCACCCGGATCGGCCGCGCCCACATCGCCTCGGTGATCAACACGATCGTGCTCGCCTACGCCGGGGCGTCGCTGCCGCTGATGCTGCTGTTCGCGGCCGGCGACACCCCGCTCGGCGAGCTGCTCACCTCGCAGATGATCGCGCAGGAGCTGGTGCGCAGCGCGGTCGGCACGATCGGCCTGGTCGCCGCGGTACCGATCACCACGGCTCTGGCCGCGCTGCTGGCCTCCCGCCGGTCCCGGCCGGTGGCGGCTCCGCCGTCGAGAGCGGAACCGCGGCCGGCCGGTGATCCGTGGGCGGCATTCGTCGACCGGAATGACTGA
- a CDS encoding acetoacetate decarboxylase family protein: protein MYPPEPWHLRGQMYLSVFLIPRRDMPALPPVLDDTVRPVTVGGRVAVGAAWVSYEPGGVLHYRELLSAVLVHERGRPRVSITDIWVDSVASREGGRRLWGIPKELAEFTLDAETEPLVDATVTAPDGGAPIGSALVRLKRRLPGRYPLGFTVAQQLGEQVRRTPVRGRAGLRTAAAAWRPEPDGPLAYLAGRRPVLSLAITDFWLTFGRSAEDRAKSRTA, encoded by the coding sequence ATGTACCCGCCCGAGCCCTGGCACCTGCGCGGACAGATGTACCTGTCGGTGTTCCTGATCCCCCGCCGTGACATGCCGGCCCTGCCGCCGGTGCTGGACGACACGGTCCGCCCGGTCACCGTCGGTGGCCGTGTCGCGGTCGGCGCCGCCTGGGTCTCGTACGAGCCAGGCGGCGTCCTGCATTACCGAGAGCTGCTCAGCGCCGTCCTGGTGCACGAACGCGGCCGTCCGCGGGTCAGCATCACCGACATCTGGGTGGACAGCGTCGCGTCCCGGGAGGGTGGCCGCCGGCTCTGGGGCATCCCCAAGGAGCTGGCCGAGTTCACCCTCGACGCCGAGACCGAGCCGCTGGTCGACGCCACCGTCACCGCCCCGGACGGCGGCGCGCCGATCGGGTCCGCCCTGGTCCGGCTCAAACGGCGACTCCCCGGCCGGTACCCGCTCGGGTTCACGGTGGCGCAGCAGCTCGGCGAGCAGGTCCGACGGACCCCGGTGCGGGGCCGGGCCGGTCTGCGCACGGCCGCCGCGGCGTGGCGCCCCGAGCCGGACGGTCCGCTCGCCTACCTGGCCGGCCGTCGCCCGGTGTTGAGCCTGGCGATCACCGACTTCTGGCTGACCTTCGGCCGCTCCGCCGAGGACCGCGCGAAGAGTCGCACCGCCTGA
- a CDS encoding endo-1,4-beta-xylanase, with protein MTRPRTVLGALATALLAAGAFVALSPSADAAASTLGAAAAEKGRYFGTAVSLNKLSDSTYSTILNREFNMLTAENEMKIDALEPTQNQFNFTTADRLITRANEIGAKVRGHTLAWHSQQPGWMQNLSGTALRSAMKNHITQVMTHYKGKIYAWDVVNEAFDDGTGGRRDSNLQRTGNDWIEDAFVTARAADPAAKLCYNDYNTDNWSWAKTQGVYNLVKDFKTRGVPIDCVGFQSHFNSGSPYPSNYRTTLENFAALGVDVQITELDIEGSGSTQATTYGNVTRDCLAVARCNGITVWGIRDTDSWRASGTPLLFDGSGNPKQAYTAVLTALGGGTTSPSPSNSGSASPSPSASQSQGTGACSATVSINAWTGGFVATVTVKAGTAALTGWTVGATLPTGAAVTNTWSATASGSSGAVSFTNVGYNGTVAAGASTSFGFQGTGNPPSTTLTCTAR; from the coding sequence ATGACCCGTCCCCGTACCGTTCTCGGCGCGCTGGCCACCGCCCTACTGGCGGCCGGCGCGTTCGTCGCCCTGTCCCCATCGGCCGACGCCGCGGCGTCCACCCTCGGCGCGGCCGCCGCCGAGAAGGGCCGCTACTTCGGCACCGCGGTCTCCCTCAACAAGCTGAGCGACTCGACCTACTCGACCATCCTCAACCGCGAGTTCAACATGCTCACGGCCGAGAACGAGATGAAGATCGACGCTCTCGAGCCGACGCAGAACCAGTTCAACTTCACCACCGCCGACCGGCTCATCACCCGTGCCAACGAGATCGGCGCCAAGGTCCGCGGCCACACGCTGGCCTGGCACTCGCAGCAGCCCGGCTGGATGCAGAACCTGAGCGGCACCGCGCTGCGCAGCGCGATGAAGAACCACATCACCCAGGTCATGACCCACTACAAGGGCAAGATCTACGCCTGGGACGTGGTGAACGAGGCGTTCGACGACGGCACCGGCGGCCGCCGCGACTCCAACCTGCAGCGCACCGGCAACGACTGGATCGAGGACGCGTTCGTCACCGCGCGCGCCGCCGACCCGGCCGCCAAGCTCTGCTACAACGACTACAACACCGACAACTGGAGCTGGGCCAAGACGCAGGGCGTCTACAACCTGGTCAAGGACTTCAAGACGCGGGGTGTGCCGATCGACTGCGTCGGCTTCCAGTCGCACTTCAACAGCGGGTCGCCCTACCCGAGCAACTACCGGACCACGCTGGAGAACTTCGCCGCCCTCGGCGTCGACGTGCAGATCACCGAGCTCGACATCGAGGGCTCCGGCAGCACGCAGGCCACCACCTACGGCAACGTCACCCGGGACTGCCTCGCCGTCGCGCGCTGCAACGGCATCACCGTGTGGGGCATCCGGGACACCGACTCGTGGCGGGCCAGCGGCACCCCGCTGCTCTTCGACGGCAGCGGCAACCCGAAGCAGGCGTACACCGCGGTGCTCACCGCGCTCGGCGGCGGCACCACCTCGCCGTCACCCAGCAACTCCGGCTCCGCCTCGCCGTCACCGTCGGCCAGCCAGTCGCAGGGCACCGGCGCCTGCTCGGCGACCGTCTCGATCAACGCCTGGACCGGTGGTTTCGTCGCCACCGTGACGGTCAAGGCGGGCACCGCCGCGCTGACCGGCTGGACCGTCGGCGCCACCCTGCCGACCGGTGCCGCGGTGACCAACACGTGGAGCGCCACCGCGAGCGGCAGCTCCGGCGCGGTGTCCTTCACGAACGTCGGCTACAACGGCACGGTCGCCGCCGGCGCGAGCACGTCGTTCGGCTTCCAGGGCACCGGCAACCCGCCGTCCACCACCCTCACCTGCACCGCCCGCTGA